The following coding sequences are from one Pseudonocardia sp. HH130630-07 window:
- the groL gene encoding chaperonin GroEL (60 kDa chaperone family; promotes refolding of misfolded polypeptides especially under stressful conditions; forms two stacked rings of heptamers to form a barrel-shaped 14mer; ends can be capped by GroES; misfolded proteins enter the barrel where they are refolded when GroES binds): MAKELRFGAEGRHLLQAGVDQLAEAVKSTLGPKGRNVILEKITGSPEVTNDGVTIAREIHLRDPFENMGAQLVKEAAVKTNDTVGDGTTTATVIAQAIVREGMGAIEGGGNPVLVKRGIDIAVGALVDRLQTVAHPVGTEEDYARVAAISANDDWTIGTVVARALHTVGDDGVVTVDDTPVPGVSVAFVEDFEFDNGYVSPYMVTNPGTLEAVVEDPYILFSAEKIRDVQQIMPVLDRIMRNERRPLVVVAETVEGTALQMLVHNHVNGHFQAVAIKAPGFGEKRIHLLEDMAALCGGKVHSKSSSFSLEQIDVTHLGRAAQVRVNSESTTFIGGKGDKQALEYRLSQLRAELARATIGTDEDFFSDRIARLSGRAAIISVGAPTNAEAREIRHRVDDSLQATRAAVAEGIVAGGGAALLHAEPALDSLDVSGDYRLGVEIVRHALTEPVHLIAANAGYDGDEVVKQVTAGGTDVGFDALEGRYGNMVEMGIIDPLRVVRSALQNGASVAGLILTTNSLVAEEVTPWNKALMTEFGQLDEGIPQPSPDSSTPQSMGLGPSVG, from the coding sequence ATGGCCAAGGAACTCCGATTCGGTGCCGAGGGCAGGCACCTGCTGCAGGCCGGCGTCGACCAGCTCGCGGAGGCCGTCAAGAGCACGCTCGGACCCAAGGGCCGCAACGTCATCCTGGAGAAGATCACCGGCTCGCCGGAGGTCACCAACGACGGCGTCACCATCGCCCGGGAGATCCACCTGCGCGACCCGTTCGAGAACATGGGCGCCCAGCTGGTCAAGGAAGCCGCGGTGAAGACGAACGACACCGTCGGCGACGGCACCACCACCGCCACCGTCATCGCCCAGGCGATCGTGCGCGAGGGCATGGGCGCGATCGAGGGCGGTGGCAACCCGGTGCTGGTCAAGCGGGGCATCGACATCGCGGTCGGCGCGCTCGTGGACCGGCTGCAGACCGTCGCGCACCCGGTCGGCACCGAGGAGGACTACGCCAGGGTCGCGGCGATCTCGGCCAACGACGACTGGACGATCGGCACCGTCGTCGCCCGCGCCCTGCACACCGTCGGCGACGACGGCGTCGTGACCGTCGACGACACCCCGGTGCCGGGCGTCTCGGTCGCGTTCGTCGAGGACTTCGAGTTCGACAACGGCTACGTCTCGCCGTACATGGTGACCAACCCGGGCACCCTGGAGGCGGTCGTCGAGGACCCCTACATCCTGTTCTCGGCGGAGAAGATCCGCGACGTCCAGCAGATCATGCCGGTGCTCGACCGGATCATGCGCAACGAGCGCCGGCCGCTGGTGGTCGTCGCCGAGACCGTCGAGGGCACCGCCCTGCAGATGCTCGTGCACAACCACGTCAACGGGCACTTCCAGGCCGTCGCGATCAAGGCGCCCGGCTTCGGGGAGAAGCGGATCCACCTGCTGGAGGACATGGCCGCGCTGTGCGGCGGCAAGGTGCACTCGAAGAGCTCGTCGTTCTCCCTGGAGCAGATCGACGTCACCCACCTGGGCCGGGCCGCGCAGGTCCGGGTGAACAGCGAGAGCACCACGTTCATCGGCGGCAAGGGCGACAAGCAGGCCCTGGAGTACCGGCTGTCCCAGCTGCGGGCGGAGCTGGCCAGGGCCACCATCGGCACCGACGAGGACTTCTTCTCCGACCGGATCGCGCGGCTGTCCGGTCGGGCCGCGATCATCTCGGTCGGCGCGCCGACGAACGCCGAGGCCCGCGAGATCCGGCACCGGGTCGACGACTCGCTGCAGGCCACCCGGGCCGCGGTCGCCGAGGGCATCGTCGCCGGTGGCGGTGCCGCGTTGCTGCACGCCGAACCGGCGCTGGACTCACTCGACGTCTCCGGGGACTACCGGCTCGGCGTCGAGATCGTGCGGCACGCGCTCACCGAACCGGTGCACCTGATCGCGGCCAACGCCGGCTACGACGGTGACGAGGTGGTCAAGCAGGTGACCGCGGGCGGCACCGACGTCGGGTTCGACGCTTTGGAGGGCCGCTACGGGAACATGGTCGAGATGGGGATCATCGACCCGCTGCGGGTGGTGCGCTCCGCCCTGCAGAACGGCGCCTCGGTCGCCGGTCTCATCCTCACCACCAACTCGCTGGTGGCCGAGGAGGTCACGCCCTGGAACAAGGCGTTGATGACCGAGTTCGGCCAGCTGGACGAGGGCATCCCCCAGCCCAGCCCGGACTCCAGCACCCCGCAGTCGATGGGGCTCGGCCCGTCGGTGGGCTGA
- a CDS encoding sigma-54-dependent Fis family transcriptional regulator: MTSLPASALSTAAAERIAAARVAFLHRDTVSADAVRPPILASWIRSRDMAVSSEQLDLPETECETDSPLTRAARPIVAELCDQFATEPVSLILCDHDGVVLDRRTGDSALGRHLDRVWLAPGFSYAERHVGTNGIGTALEGRRPAQVFGHEHFVEHLEDLACAGAPIRHPVTGKILGVVDLTCWRREANALMVATASTTARRIEEALLAASGRHELTLLHDYLAAVARAGNTAVLAVGDDLVMMNDRARELIAPADQVPLLAEATDALRSGRSRQLVVDLPSGTTARVQCRPSWVEPGSAGGVLQVSLAHRETASRSTSTPTITTALPTAVGSGALWTKCAQAVDRHLRTSEWVVLQGEPGSGRTTLARATHHLHAPAGHVRILDAAEYGPRWLGEVSDELSGGGGGTLVLREIDTLSPAATAALADVLEPYRESTCPERPWVAATRGSGTSDTAELSALLRAFPRTIEVPPLRHHVEDVAELVPYLLARLTRGSDLTCAPEALRVLMRNRWPGNVEQLYQVLRKVVARRRSGVIRVEDLPPETRALTRRVLTPLESIECDAIVDALLDASGNKAEAARRLGMSRATIYRKIRGYGIAVPESTTMPG; encoded by the coding sequence GTGACGTCCCTGCCCGCCTCCGCCCTCTCGACGGCCGCGGCCGAGCGCATCGCCGCCGCCCGGGTCGCTTTCCTGCACCGCGACACCGTCTCCGCCGACGCCGTCCGGCCGCCGATCCTCGCGTCCTGGATCCGGTCGAGGGACATGGCCGTCTCCTCCGAGCAGCTCGACCTCCCCGAGACCGAGTGCGAGACCGACAGCCCGCTGACCAGGGCCGCCCGGCCGATCGTCGCGGAGCTGTGCGACCAGTTCGCCACCGAGCCGGTCAGCCTGATCCTCTGCGACCACGACGGCGTCGTGCTGGACCGGCGGACCGGGGACAGTGCGCTGGGCCGGCACCTGGACCGGGTCTGGCTGGCACCCGGCTTCTCCTACGCCGAGCGGCACGTCGGCACGAACGGCATCGGGACCGCGCTGGAGGGGCGCCGGCCGGCGCAGGTGTTCGGCCACGAGCACTTCGTCGAGCACCTCGAGGACCTCGCCTGCGCCGGGGCACCGATCCGGCACCCGGTCACCGGGAAGATCCTCGGGGTCGTCGACCTGACCTGCTGGCGGCGCGAGGCGAACGCGCTGATGGTGGCGACGGCGTCCACCACGGCCCGGCGGATCGAGGAGGCGCTGCTGGCCGCCTCCGGCCGGCACGAGCTGACGCTCCTGCACGACTATCTCGCCGCCGTCGCACGGGCCGGGAACACCGCCGTCCTCGCGGTGGGCGACGACCTCGTGATGATGAACGACCGCGCCCGCGAGCTCATCGCACCGGCCGACCAGGTGCCGTTGCTCGCCGAGGCGACCGACGCGCTGCGCAGCGGCCGGTCCCGGCAGCTGGTCGTCGACCTGCCCAGCGGGACGACGGCCCGCGTGCAGTGCCGCCCGAGCTGGGTCGAGCCGGGCTCGGCCGGTGGGGTGCTGCAGGTGTCGCTGGCCCACCGGGAGACGGCGTCGCGGTCCACCTCGACCCCGACGATCACCACGGCGCTGCCGACGGCCGTCGGGTCCGGCGCGCTGTGGACGAAGTGCGCGCAGGCCGTCGACCGGCACCTGCGCACCTCGGAGTGGGTGGTGCTGCAGGGCGAACCCGGCTCCGGCCGGACCACCCTGGCCAGGGCCACCCACCACCTGCACGCCCCGGCCGGGCACGTCCGGATCCTCGACGCCGCGGAGTACGGGCCGCGCTGGCTGGGCGAGGTGTCCGACGAGCTCTCCGGGGGCGGCGGCGGGACGCTGGTGCTGCGCGAGATCGACACGCTGTCCCCGGCCGCGACGGCCGCGCTCGCCGACGTGCTGGAGCCCTACCGCGAGTCGACCTGTCCCGAGCGACCGTGGGTCGCGGCCACCCGCGGCTCCGGTACGTCGGACACCGCCGAGCTCTCGGCGCTGCTGCGGGCGTTCCCCCGCACCATCGAGGTCCCGCCGCTGCGCCACCACGTCGAGGACGTCGCCGAGCTGGTCCCCTACCTGCTCGCCCGCCTCACCCGGGGCAGCGACCTGACCTGCGCACCGGAGGCGCTGCGGGTCCTGATGCGCAACCGGTGGCCGGGCAACGTCGAGCAGCTCTACCAGGTGCTGCGCAAGGTCGTGGCCCGGCGGCGCAGCGGCGTGATCCGGGTCGAGGACCTGCCGCCGGAGACCCGGGCGCTGACCCGCCGGGTGCTCACGCCGCTGGAGTCGATCGAGTGCGACGCGATCGTCGACGCCCTGCTGGACGCGTCCGGCAACAAGGCCGAGGCCGCCCGGCGGCTGGGGATGAGCCGGGCGACGATCTACCGCAAGATCCGCGGGTACGGCATCGCCGTGCCCGAGAGCACCACCATGCCCGGGTAG
- a CDS encoding FAD-binding oxidoreductase has product MGDKHVVRFEPVGIEIEVDSDQNILRAAAEQGVQLMHGCKEGQCAACKSFVLDGEDIEYDSYSTFALPDYEKEEGSTLLCRAHAYEDLVIELLNYDEEIIRSGLPLTKGTVEVLSNEAVTHDMRHLTVKLVEPSEIKFFPGQYMDFVVPGTEETRSFSMANVPNRDGVFEFVVKIYPDGLFSEYLDKQVQVGDRLAVEAPFGTFTLRQNRNSPVVFVGGGAGMAPVLGLLRAMAEGGVERRATFYYGARTARDLCFEKEIAALAPQLTGFRFVPALSEPEPGTEWDGETGLITDVVSAHETDLKGVDAYVCGPPPMVDAAIATLTRLGVSEQNIFYDRFTTTGEPEGDGTV; this is encoded by the coding sequence GTGGGTGACAAACACGTCGTGCGGTTCGAACCGGTCGGCATCGAGATCGAGGTCGACTCCGACCAGAACATCCTGCGTGCTGCCGCCGAGCAGGGTGTGCAGCTCATGCACGGCTGCAAGGAAGGCCAGTGCGCGGCCTGCAAGTCGTTCGTCCTCGATGGTGAGGACATCGAGTACGACAGCTACTCGACGTTCGCGCTGCCGGACTACGAGAAGGAGGAGGGCTCGACCCTCCTCTGCCGGGCGCACGCGTACGAGGACCTGGTCATCGAGCTCCTCAACTACGACGAGGAGATCATCCGCTCCGGTCTGCCCCTGACGAAGGGGACGGTCGAGGTCCTGTCGAACGAGGCCGTCACCCACGACATGCGCCACCTGACGGTCAAGCTGGTCGAGCCGTCGGAGATCAAGTTCTTCCCCGGCCAGTACATGGACTTCGTGGTCCCGGGGACCGAGGAGACCCGCTCGTTCTCGATGGCCAACGTCCCGAACCGGGACGGCGTGTTCGAGTTCGTCGTGAAGATCTATCCGGACGGCCTGTTCTCCGAGTACCTCGACAAGCAGGTGCAGGTCGGGGACCGGCTGGCGGTCGAGGCCCCGTTCGGCACGTTCACCCTGCGCCAGAACCGCAACTCGCCGGTGGTCTTCGTCGGGGGCGGGGCCGGGATGGCCCCGGTGCTGGGACTGCTGCGGGCGATGGCCGAGGGCGGGGTCGAGCGGCGCGCCACCTTCTACTACGGCGCCCGGACCGCGCGGGACCTCTGCTTCGAGAAGGAGATCGCCGCACTCGCCCCGCAGCTCACCGGATTCCGGTTCGTCCCAGCGCTCTCCGAGCCGGAGCCCGGCACGGAGTGGGACGGCGAGACCGGCCTGATCACCGATGTCGTCAGTGCGCACGAGACCGACCTGAAGGGAGTCGATGCCTACGTCTGCGGACCGCCGCCGATGGTCGATGCGGCCATCGCGACGCTCACCCGGCTGGGCGTGAGCGAGCAGAACATCTTCTACGACAGGTTCACCACGACCGGTGAGCCGGAAGGCGACGGAACGGTATGA
- a CDS encoding methane monooxygenase, whose translation MAKAHQKIQELSWEPQYHEPYMKYGTDYTFKKAQKKDPLKQVLRSYFPMEEEKDHRVYGAQDGAIRGNMFRQVQERWLEWQKLFLSIIPLPEISAARSMPMLFHVVPNPELHNGQAIQMIDEVRHSTIQQNLKRLYMNNYIDPAGFNNSLRNFQSDYCGTIGRQFAEGFITGDAITAASIYLTIVAETAFTNTLFVAMPAEAAANGDYLLPTVFHSVQSDESRHISNGYATLLMALSDEDNRQLLERDLRYAWWNNHRVVDAAIGTFIEYGTKDRRKDRESYAEMWRRWIYDDYYRSYLLPLEKYGLVIPHDLVEESWNQIWNKGYVHEVAQFFATGWCANYWRIDGMTDTDFEWFEYKYPGWYDRYGKWWENYNRLAKPNGHHAIVAEDVDYVYPHRCWTCMVPCLVREGMVVDKVDGQWRTYCHEVCRWTDAEAFRPVYQGRETPNMGKLVGHREWETLYHGWNWADVIQDMGFVRDDGKTLTAQPHLDLDPKKMWTLDHMRRMPHLASPNVILNEMSDAEREAFVADYNRQGPGGRPAPTDA comes from the coding sequence TTGGCGAAGGCTCACCAGAAGATCCAGGAACTGTCCTGGGAGCCGCAGTACCACGAGCCGTACATGAAGTACGGAACCGACTACACCTTCAAGAAGGCGCAGAAGAAGGACCCGCTCAAGCAGGTCCTCCGCTCGTACTTCCCGATGGAGGAGGAGAAGGACCACCGCGTCTACGGTGCCCAGGACGGCGCCATCCGCGGCAACATGTTCCGGCAGGTGCAGGAGCGCTGGCTGGAGTGGCAGAAGCTCTTCCTGTCGATCATCCCGTTGCCCGAGATCTCGGCGGCGCGGTCGATGCCGATGCTGTTCCACGTGGTTCCGAACCCGGAGCTGCACAACGGCCAGGCGATCCAGATGATCGACGAGGTTCGCCACAGCACGATCCAGCAGAACCTCAAGCGCCTGTACATGAACAACTACATCGACCCGGCGGGCTTCAACAACTCGCTGCGGAACTTCCAGAGCGACTACTGCGGCACCATCGGCCGTCAGTTCGCCGAGGGGTTCATCACCGGTGACGCGATCACCGCGGCGTCGATCTACCTGACGATCGTCGCCGAGACGGCGTTCACGAACACCCTGTTCGTGGCGATGCCGGCGGAGGCCGCCGCGAACGGCGACTACCTGTTGCCGACGGTGTTCCACTCGGTGCAGTCCGACGAGTCGCGGCACATCTCCAACGGTTACGCGACGCTGCTGATGGCGCTGTCCGACGAGGACAACCGCCAGCTGCTGGAGCGTGACCTGCGGTACGCGTGGTGGAACAACCACCGCGTCGTCGACGCCGCGATCGGCACCTTCATCGAGTACGGGACGAAGGACCGCCGCAAGGACCGCGAGTCCTACGCCGAGATGTGGCGGCGCTGGATCTACGACGACTACTACCGCAGCTACCTCCTGCCGCTGGAGAAGTACGGGCTGGTCATCCCGCACGACCTGGTCGAGGAGTCCTGGAACCAGATCTGGAACAAGGGCTACGTGCACGAGGTCGCGCAGTTCTTCGCCACCGGCTGGTGCGCGAACTACTGGCGGATCGACGGCATGACCGACACCGACTTCGAGTGGTTCGAGTACAAGTACCCGGGCTGGTACGACCGGTACGGCAAGTGGTGGGAGAACTACAACCGCCTCGCCAAGCCGAACGGGCACCACGCGATCGTCGCCGAGGACGTCGACTACGTGTATCCGCACCGCTGCTGGACCTGCATGGTCCCGTGTCTGGTGCGCGAGGGCATGGTCGTCGACAAGGTGGACGGCCAGTGGCGCACGTACTGCCACGAGGTCTGCCGCTGGACCGACGCGGAGGCGTTCCGCCCGGTCTACCAGGGCCGCGAGACCCCGAACATGGGCAAGCTCGTCGGCCACCGTGAGTGGGAGACGCTCTACCACGGTTGGAACTGGGCCGACGTGATCCAGGACATGGGCTTCGTCCGCGACGACGGGAAGACCCTGACCGCCCAGCCGCACCTGGATCTGGACCCGAAGAAGATGTGGACGCTGGACCACATGCGACGGATGCCGCACCTGGCGAGCCCGAACGTCATCCTCAACGAGATGAGCGATGCCGAGCGGGAGGCCTTCGTGGCGGACTACAACCGTCAGGGGCCGGGAGGTAGGCCCGCGCCCACCGACGCCTGA
- a CDS encoding toluene hydroxylase, which translates to MTSTQPETPQRSVPKPVFTDAEAGAREFPDSSSTARRYNYYNPAKRKQTLYEDTTVEVQPDPRHYLAQGWIYGFANGEGGYPLHWTKLKAWGVDEPEPQRGPGTGGMHVKNWPAHGWHEFRDPNEEWEQSLYRYNANVVRQLTQNIDNARHAKAFELWNPNWMRFVERNVGAWMHIEHVLGLYVFASNERSAPTNMHNTALAANCTRKIRFAQDLALYNLTLSEEIDGFDGTAHLDAWDNAPEWQGARKLTEALTAVQDDWGEAVFAANCVFEPLIGELFRSNLVMQSAATNGDFVTPTVMGAGEYDYAQRDLRWTVACFAPLNSDREFAEHNRALMSGWLRTYVPQAIEAARTMQPMWSQSDSKPPTFEDSLDRAKSRFAGICADLGLDAPEELRQ; encoded by the coding sequence ATGACTTCGACACAGCCGGAGACGCCTCAGCGGAGCGTCCCGAAACCCGTCTTCACCGACGCCGAGGCCGGGGCCAGGGAGTTCCCGGACTCCAGTTCGACCGCGCGCCGCTACAACTACTACAACCCGGCGAAGCGCAAGCAGACCCTCTACGAGGACACCACCGTCGAGGTCCAGCCGGACCCGCGGCACTACCTGGCCCAGGGCTGGATCTACGGGTTCGCCAACGGCGAGGGCGGCTACCCGCTGCACTGGACCAAGCTGAAGGCCTGGGGCGTCGACGAGCCCGAGCCGCAGCGCGGGCCCGGTACCGGCGGCATGCACGTCAAGAACTGGCCGGCGCACGGCTGGCACGAGTTCCGCGACCCCAACGAGGAGTGGGAGCAGAGCCTCTACCGCTACAACGCGAACGTCGTCCGCCAGCTCACCCAGAACATCGACAACGCCCGGCACGCCAAGGCGTTCGAGCTGTGGAACCCGAACTGGATGCGGTTCGTCGAGCGCAACGTCGGCGCCTGGATGCACATCGAGCACGTGCTCGGGCTCTACGTGTTCGCGTCCAACGAGCGCTCGGCGCCGACCAACATGCACAACACGGCACTGGCCGCGAACTGCACCCGCAAGATCCGGTTCGCCCAGGACCTCGCGCTCTACAACCTGACGCTGTCCGAGGAGATCGACGGCTTCGACGGCACCGCACACCTCGACGCCTGGGACAACGCACCGGAGTGGCAGGGCGCCCGCAAGCTCACCGAGGCGCTCACCGCGGTCCAGGACGACTGGGGCGAGGCCGTCTTCGCCGCCAACTGCGTCTTCGAGCCGCTGATCGGGGAGCTGTTCCGGTCGAACCTGGTCATGCAGTCCGCGGCCACCAACGGCGACTTCGTGACCCCGACCGTGATGGGGGCCGGTGAGTACGACTACGCGCAGCGGGACCTGCGCTGGACGGTGGCCTGTTTCGCACCGCTCAACTCCGACCGCGAGTTCGCCGAGCACAACCGGGCGCTGATGAGCGGCTGGTTGCGGACCTACGTCCCGCAGGCGATCGAGGCCGCCCGGACGATGCAGCCGATGTGGTCGCAGTCGGACTCGAAGCCGCCGACGTTCGAGGATTCCCTCGACCGTGCCAAGAGCCGCTTCGCCGGGATCTGCGCCGATCTCGGTCTCGACGCCCCCGAGGAGCTGAGGCAGTGA
- a CDS encoding iron-siderophore ABC transporter substrate-binding protein: MEFTRRQMLLGSLAAGGVLLTGCASGGESADGGAADAGEGFPVTIEHEFGSTTIERAPQRVVSIGYTDHDAILALGVGPVGVRYWYGDETNAVQPWAADALRGTGAQPQVLNMTTLEPEKIAALQPDLIIGVYSDLDQQNYATISGIAPTLGPPAGFADYGVPWQDTTRFIGRALGRTPQAEQLVTDLDARFAALRDANPQWAAKQVAVATRSADKLGVFASQDPRSRFFTSLGFVVPPEFDEFAGSKFYADLSFEQSTELDRDLLVWDQLSFTPGGRATVEGDPLISRLAATRKGRTVFLDGPTELAFAWQTVLSLPAVLDGVGPQVERALPRA, translated from the coding sequence ATGGAGTTCACACGGCGGCAGATGCTGCTCGGATCGCTGGCCGCGGGCGGTGTGCTCCTGACCGGGTGCGCGTCCGGCGGGGAGTCCGCCGACGGCGGTGCCGCGGACGCGGGGGAGGGTTTCCCGGTCACGATCGAGCACGAGTTCGGGTCGACGACGATCGAGCGCGCCCCGCAGCGGGTGGTCAGCATCGGCTACACCGACCACGACGCGATCCTGGCGCTCGGCGTCGGGCCGGTCGGGGTCCGCTACTGGTACGGCGACGAGACGAACGCCGTGCAGCCCTGGGCGGCCGACGCGCTGCGCGGCACGGGCGCCCAGCCCCAGGTCCTGAACATGACGACGCTGGAGCCGGAGAAGATCGCGGCGCTGCAGCCGGACCTGATCATCGGCGTCTACTCCGACCTGGACCAGCAGAACTACGCTACGATCAGCGGTATCGCGCCGACGCTCGGCCCGCCCGCCGGCTTCGCCGACTACGGCGTGCCGTGGCAGGACACGACCCGGTTCATCGGCCGGGCCCTGGGGCGCACGCCGCAGGCCGAGCAGCTGGTCACCGACCTGGACGCCCGGTTCGCCGCGCTGCGCGACGCGAACCCGCAGTGGGCCGCCAAGCAGGTCGCGGTGGCGACCCGCAGCGCCGACAAGCTCGGGGTCTTCGCCTCGCAGGACCCGCGATCGCGGTTCTTCACCTCGCTCGGGTTCGTCGTGCCGCCCGAGTTCGACGAGTTCGCCGGCTCCAAGTTCTACGCCGACCTGAGCTTCGAGCAGTCCACCGAGCTGGACCGCGACCTGCTCGTCTGGGACCAGCTGTCGTTCACCCCCGGCGGGCGGGCGACCGTGGAGGGCGACCCGCTGATCTCCCGGCTGGCCGCGACCCGGAAGGGGCGCACCGTGTTCCTGGACGGCCCGACCGAGCTGGCGTTCGCCTGGCAGACGGTGCTCAGCCTGCCCGCCGTGCTCGACGGCGTGGGGCCGCAGGTGGAGCGGGCGCTGCCGAGGGCCTGA
- the mimD gene encoding propane 2-monooxygenase effector subunit MimD, with product MSNPTSTDSPFKQDSTASNMCGFTLMNNQIGAIMATVLDRQDNVTVQHLPSMIRVDGHGMFEVDYASMDEEAGREDGWFDAAEFEENMSTHYGRMVHLDEKTIMFANPEDAAEYIDFDLKPVT from the coding sequence ATGTCGAACCCGACGAGCACCGACAGTCCGTTCAAGCAGGACAGCACCGCGTCCAACATGTGCGGCTTCACCCTGATGAACAACCAGATCGGCGCGATCATGGCGACCGTCCTGGACCGTCAGGACAACGTGACCGTGCAGCACCTGCCGTCGATGATCCGCGTCGACGGGCACGGGATGTTCGAGGTCGACTACGCCTCGATGGACGAGGAGGCCGGCCGTGAGGACGGCTGGTTCGACGCCGCGGAGTTCGAGGAGAACATGTCGACCCACTACGGGCGCATGGTCCACCTCGACGAGAAGACGATCATGTTCGCCAATCCCGAGGACGCCGCGGAGTACATCGACTTCGACCTGAAGCCGGTGACCTGA
- a CDS encoding amidohydrolase family protein translates to MVVVDRWCGATGRFPVVDAQVHGWDGRPHNQAGPAGEQFVADLHHRHRMLDPSPRPLSLDAFGLVTPDALAADVLSAVDRAVLVPASFEDLFVLGFAAPAWHAELAAEHPGRIVAAGELDPADRSRARGIGARVSRAGTGALTVLPSRRPETAVSLRAPWLRRTLARAEQAGAGVVHLGVAPTARPSVHAPGWAHAGVVDAGAAAPRPRWPSWADPVRAGSALPVRARTAGPLPAGAVDPAEVRMLADALPRVRFVLGAAVAPTATLVRLARCPNVHVVLTELLVALRRDPVPAAGALGELLAAYGPDRLMFGSGYPLVRPARLVRDLLAFRYPEPLRGRYPELDDDVREALLGGTAARVYRIDLPGRSRSGPHRVRRPVAAVRAPRH, encoded by the coding sequence GTGGTCGTGGTGGATCGGTGGTGCGGGGCGACGGGCCGGTTCCCGGTGGTGGACGCCCAGGTCCACGGCTGGGACGGCCGCCCGCACAACCAGGCGGGTCCGGCCGGCGAGCAGTTCGTCGCCGACCTGCACCACCGGCACCGGATGCTCGACCCGTCGCCGCGGCCGCTGTCCCTCGACGCCTTCGGTCTGGTCACCCCGGATGCGCTGGCGGCGGACGTGCTGTCGGCGGTGGACCGGGCCGTCCTGGTCCCGGCGTCGTTCGAGGACCTGTTCGTCCTCGGGTTCGCGGCGCCCGCCTGGCACGCCGAGCTGGCCGCGGAGCACCCGGGCCGGATCGTGGCGGCCGGGGAGCTGGATCCCGCGGACCGGTCGCGGGCCCGCGGGATCGGGGCCCGGGTGTCCCGGGCGGGGACCGGGGCGCTGACCGTGCTGCCGTCGCGCCGTCCGGAGACGGCGGTGTCCCTGCGGGCGCCCTGGCTGCGCCGCACGCTGGCCCGGGCCGAACAGGCCGGTGCCGGGGTGGTGCACCTCGGCGTCGCCCCGACCGCCCGGCCGTCGGTGCACGCACCGGGGTGGGCGCACGCCGGCGTGGTCGACGCCGGCGCCGCCGCCCCACGCCCCCGCTGGCCGAGCTGGGCCGACCCGGTGCGGGCCGGCTCCGCGCTGCCGGTCCGGGCCCGGACGGCGGGGCCGCTGCCCGCGGGCGCGGTCGACCCGGCCGAGGTCCGGATGCTCGCCGACGCGCTGCCGCGGGTCCGGTTCGTCCTGGGCGCGGCCGTCGCGCCGACGGCGACGCTGGTCCGGCTCGCCCGCTGCCCGAACGTCCACGTCGTGCTCACCGAACTGCTGGTCGCGCTGCGCCGGGACCCGGTCCCGGCGGCCGGGGCGCTGGGGGAGCTGCTCGCCGCCTACGGCCCGGACCGGCTGATGTTCGGCAGCGGCTACCCGCTGGTGCGTCCGGCCCGGCTGGTCCGCGACCTGCTCGCGTTCCGCTATCCCGAGCCGCTGCGCGGCCGGTACCCCGAGCTCGACGACGACGTCCGCGAGGCCCTGCTCGGGGGGACCGCGGCCCGGGTGTACCGGATCGACCTGCCGGGCCGGTCGCGGTCCGGGCCGCACCGCGTCCGGCGTCCGGTCGCGGCGGTCCGGGCGCCGCGGCACTGA